In Bacillota bacterium, the genomic stretch TATAGGGACCGTAGAGAATATGTCCTTCAAGGTCTCGTTGTCCGCCGCGGTCAGAGGTTCGGGCTTCGCGCGCTTTGCCTCCGTGCGCCCCGGCATCGTTGACTATCCGCCCCACATTCGAACTGGCTTCCTCCGCCTCCCACATACGAGCGGGTGAATACTGTGTTTCGGGCAGTTTCACCGAGGCAGTAACCTCACGCCGCACCTGCGCCCAGTCGGGGGTCTGTTCGGCAATGGCAGCGGAGACAATGAGAAGAAAGAGCAACCCGCTTTTCAGACAACGTTTCATCGCTGCATGACCTCCTGTAGCGTTGCCTGTAGATTCGCAGTGTGGGAACTCTTCTCCTCTGGGGAAAGCTGAGCCAATGGCGACGTGATAACCGTAGTGGAGGGCGCGGCTCCTGCCGAGCCGTGAACTCCTCCCCGCCCGTAGGGCATGGGGTAGGGCGGCTCACCCGGAGGTTCGCCCTCCAGCAATTGCGCGGCTTACGCTGCCTTGCGCATGACGTCCCTTTGTTGTCCGCGCACGATGTTCATCAGGGTATCCAGCGCACGCACGATCTCCTCTTTGGCTCGCATCGCCTCGGGCAGCAAGCGCTCTGCCTGCTGCTTCTGTCCGCGGTTCGTCAGGGAGACAATCTCCCGCTCCAGCTGATGGAAACGAGCGTGCGGCGCTGCCATCGCCTGAAACTCGGGGTAGGAGCCGAAGTCCCTCTGACCGGAGCTGTAGTACCATTTGCCGAAGTGGCAGCTGGTATGGTCTCCTAAACCGGCTTCCGTCAGTGAGACCTTACCGTCTATCACCCTTCTCAGACGCTCCGCGCGGCTGGTGTGAGCGTTCTTGAACACGTGGATACACTCTTGCAGGGCGGTGCAGTCGCCGGTGTTGAATTGCGCCAGCGCAAGCTGCAGTTCGGCTGCCATTTTGGAGAGCTCCTGAGCGGTAGCCGCGACTTCCTCGTTCGTGGCGGTGAGTTCTTCTGCGCTC encodes the following:
- a CDS encoding CZB domain-containing protein encodes the protein ARSEQVGSALTQIIGAAQQVAGEVQLVTAVAEEMSASVQQVLATVSTVLQSAEENARAALEMASGAEQVSSAIASVASISEEAAASAEELTATNEEVAATAQELSKMAAELQLALAQFNTGDCTALQECIHVFKNAHTSRAERLRRVIDGKVSLTEAGLGDHTSCHFGKWYYSSGQRDFGSYPEFQAMAAPHARFHQLEREIVSLTNRGQKQQAERLLPEAMRAKEEIVRALDTLMNIVRGQQRDVMRKAA